The following coding sequences are from one Sulfitobacter sp. HNIBRBA3233 window:
- a CDS encoding amidase: protein MSYPSYTGPELCARSASDIVQLLKRREIAPADLIDAAAERHAQTDPAINAMPTACFDRARDAAKTMTTPEEDDPRELHGLPLGIKDLTPVAGVRCTYGTPGLADYIPDASDPLVRRIEARGGLVIGKTNTPEFGAGANTFNAVLGTTRNPWDTRLNPAGSSGGAAAQLIAGQAWLSHGSDHGGSLRTPAAYCGVVGLRTSPGLVGGGPDDAGFIIEGLQGPMARNVRDCALFLDAMAGFDPVHPISFPADTSGPYQAAVDRAEGRLRIAWSADLGGQCPVDTDMEEHLEGVMALLARDGHAVETPPIEMPQMKRTYYTLRGILWASLMRDIDPAIRAGFKPTLEDNVRRGMALTMDDIVDAQKARTKIYHELRQLLEHHDVLACPVVGNMPKPVEVEWVSEAGGQKFDFYMDWLAHAFPATVAGLPAMSIPVGLTSGGLPVGLQLIGRPRGEAALLAAAALVEVSVGGPLRVIDPVVRHEG, encoded by the coding sequence ATGAGCTACCCTTCCTATACCGGCCCCGAACTCTGCGCCCGCAGCGCCAGCGACATCGTGCAGCTGCTCAAGCGCCGCGAGATCGCGCCTGCCGATCTGATCGACGCCGCAGCCGAGCGCCACGCCCAGACCGACCCGGCGATCAACGCCATGCCGACGGCCTGTTTCGACCGCGCCCGCGACGCCGCGAAGACGATGACGACACCGGAGGAAGACGACCCGCGTGAGCTGCACGGCCTGCCCCTCGGCATCAAGGACCTGACGCCGGTCGCGGGCGTGCGCTGCACCTACGGAACACCCGGGCTGGCCGATTACATCCCCGACGCAAGCGACCCTCTTGTGCGCCGCATCGAGGCCCGCGGTGGCCTCGTCATCGGCAAGACCAATACGCCCGAGTTCGGCGCCGGTGCGAACACCTTTAATGCCGTGCTCGGCACCACGCGCAACCCGTGGGACACGCGGCTGAACCCGGCCGGATCCTCCGGTGGGGCAGCAGCGCAGCTGATCGCGGGGCAGGCATGGCTCAGCCACGGGTCAGACCACGGCGGCAGCCTGCGCACCCCCGCCGCCTATTGCGGCGTTGTCGGGCTGCGCACCAGCCCCGGCCTTGTGGGCGGCGGCCCCGACGATGCGGGTTTCATCATCGAGGGCCTGCAAGGGCCGATGGCGCGCAATGTGCGTGACTGCGCGCTGTTTCTGGACGCGATGGCGGGCTTCGACCCCGTGCATCCGATCTCTTTCCCCGCGGATACCTCCGGGCCCTATCAGGCGGCGGTGGACCGGGCCGAAGGCCGCTTGCGGATCGCATGGTCCGCGGACCTTGGCGGCCAGTGTCCCGTTGACACGGACATGGAGGAACATCTCGAGGGTGTCATGGCGCTGCTGGCGCGCGACGGTCACGCGGTCGAAACCCCGCCTATCGAGATGCCGCAGATGAAGCGCACCTACTACACGCTGCGCGGCATTCTCTGGGCCAGCCTGATGCGCGACATCGATCCCGCGATCCGTGCGGGTTTCAAACCCACGCTGGAAGACAATGTCAGGCGCGGCATGGCGCTCACCATGGACGATATCGTCGACGCCCAGAAAGCCCGGACCAAAATCTACCACGAACTGCGCCAGCTGCTTGAGCATCACGACGTTCTGGCCTGCCCGGTGGTCGGCAACATGCCCAAACCCGTCGAGGTCGAATGGGTATCAGAGGCCGGCGGACAGAAATTCGATTTCTACATGGATTGGCTCGCCCACGCCTTCCCCGCCACGGTTGCGGGTCTGCCGGCGATGTCGATACCCGTGGGTCTCACCAGCGGCGGCCTGCCGGTCGGCCTGCAATTGATCGGCAGACCGCGCGGCGAAGCTGCGCTGCTCGCGGCCGCCGCCCTTGTCGAGGTATCCGTTGGCGGACCGTTGCGCGTGATCGATCCGGTCGTCCGGCACGAGGGATGA
- a CDS encoding MBL fold metallo-hydrolase: MSKAFASAGDMTDKEISFTEVGEGLWAFTAEGDPNSGVIIGDDSVMIVEAQATPRLAEKVIEKVRSVTDKPISHLVLTHYHAVRVLGASAYGAREVIMSDTARAMVAERGKEDWDSEFDRFPRLFQGHESIPGLTWPTTTFNDTMTVYLGNRRVDLMKLGRAHTAGDIVVHVPDQNVMFTGDIVEYHSACYCGDGHYRDWPATLDRIRAFDLDAIAPGRGDALVGRDMVNAALDNTADFVGSTFDAVRRVAAKGGTLQEAMAHVREVCDPKFGDYAIYEHCLPFNVARAFDEAQGIDTPRVWTAERDKEMWAALQK; this comes from the coding sequence ATGAGCAAGGCATTCGCATCCGCAGGCGACATGACGGACAAGGAAATCAGCTTCACGGAAGTGGGCGAGGGGCTTTGGGCCTTCACCGCCGAGGGCGATCCCAACTCGGGCGTTATCATCGGCGACGACAGCGTGATGATCGTCGAGGCGCAGGCGACCCCGCGACTGGCTGAAAAGGTGATCGAAAAGGTCCGCTCCGTCACCGACAAGCCGATCAGCCATCTGGTGCTGACCCACTATCACGCCGTGCGTGTGCTGGGTGCCTCGGCCTACGGTGCGCGCGAGGTCATCATGTCCGATACCGCCCGCGCCATGGTCGCCGAGCGCGGCAAGGAAGATTGGGACAGCGAATTCGACCGTTTCCCGCGCCTGTTTCAGGGGCATGAAAGCATCCCCGGCCTGACTTGGCCGACCACGACATTCAACGACACCATGACCGTCTATCTCGGCAACCGCCGCGTCGATCTGATGAAGCTCGGTCGTGCGCATACCGCGGGCGACATTGTCGTGCATGTGCCGGACCAGAACGTGATGTTCACCGGTGACATCGTCGAATATCATTCTGCCTGCTACTGTGGCGACGGCCACTACCGTGACTGGCCCGCGACCCTCGACCGGATCCGCGCCTTCGACCTCGACGCGATTGCGCCGGGCCGTGGCGACGCGCTGGTGGGCCGCGACATGGTCAATGCCGCACTCGACAACACCGCCGACTTCGTCGGCTCGACCTTCGACGCTGTGCGCCGCGTGGCGGCCAAGGGCGGCACCTTGCAAGAGGCGATGGCCCACGTCCGCGAGGTTTGCGATCCGAAGTTCGGTGACTACGCGATCTACGAGCATTGCCTGCCGTTCAACGTGGCCCGTGCCTTCGACGAAGCACAGGGCATCGACACGCCGCGTGTCTGGACTGCCGAACGCGACAAAGAAATGTGGGCCGCCCTGCAGAAGTGA
- a CDS encoding HAD family hydrolase: MPDALVLDFGGVISRTLFETHDLSERALGLPPGTLDWQGPFAPENDALWRRMQNDEISERDYWRQRTSEVAALVGADWTEMSDFVRAARGAAPSEVIRPEALAAIKAAQDNGIRLAILSNELDLFYGADFREKLPFLSHFDVIVDATYSGILKPDARAYAQVTDALGVPASACVFVDDQIRNIRGAEDAGLIPVHFDVRQPGASFARALDALGITRRAS; this comes from the coding sequence ATGCCTGACGCACTCGTTCTCGATTTCGGCGGGGTGATTTCCCGCACGCTCTTTGAAACCCATGATCTGAGCGAGCGTGCCCTCGGCCTGCCGCCCGGCACGCTGGACTGGCAGGGGCCCTTTGCCCCCGAGAACGACGCCCTGTGGCGCCGGATGCAGAACGACGAGATTTCCGAGCGCGACTACTGGCGCCAGCGCACCAGCGAAGTGGCAGCACTTGTCGGTGCGGATTGGACCGAGATGTCCGATTTCGTGCGCGCCGCGCGCGGTGCCGCGCCCAGCGAGGTGATCCGCCCCGAGGCGCTCGCCGCGATCAAGGCGGCGCAGGACAACGGCATCCGGCTGGCGATCCTTTCCAACGAGCTCGATCTTTTCTATGGCGCGGATTTCCGCGAAAAGCTGCCGTTCCTGTCCCATTTCGACGTGATCGTCGACGCCACCTATTCCGGCATCCTGAAACCCGACGCGCGCGCCTACGCGCAGGTCACCGACGCCCTGGGCGTGCCTGCCAGTGCATGCGTGTTCGTCGACGACCAGATCCGCAACATTCGCGGGGCTGAGGATGCAGGCCTCATTCCCGTCCATTTTGACGTGCGCCAGCCCGGCGCCAGTTTTGCCCGGGCGCTCGACGCCCTTGGGATCACAAGGAGAGCATCATGA
- a CDS encoding DUF2783 domain-containing protein, whose translation MTALVTTRNTPQPDDAYDLLLSAHEGLSKEESDALNARLILTLINHIGDLDVLREALEVAKG comes from the coding sequence ATGACCGCCCTTGTCACAACACGCAACACCCCACAGCCGGACGATGCCTATGACCTGCTGCTCAGCGCCCATGAAGGGCTGAGCAAGGAGGAAAGCGACGCGCTGAATGCCCGCCTGATCCTGACGCTGATCAACCATATCGGCGATCTCGACGTCCTGCGCGAAGCGCTGGAGGTCGCGAAAGGGTGA
- a CDS encoding TRAP transporter substrate-binding protein, whose translation MLKRRQILKGAAISSLAIGTPMIARAQAQHDWKLVTSVPKGLPGPGVSAQRWADRITQMTDGEIKVTLYGVGELVPPFGTQEAVESGTAQAYHGSGSWFSGRDIAHAFFTGVPFGLTFDEMHAWMYYGGGQELLNEFTNPRGLQIFIGGGSGMQTFGWFKNEIKGLSDLQGLNFRAAGLGGQVLSKLGMNAVSIPPSDIFSALQSGTLDGAEWVGPANDLAFGFQNVAKYMYTPTFVDVYGGIEFGVNLAAWEALSDAQRTIVEAASEAEANRSSADTLHANLQAFERFKADDSLTIAELPADIWDALRAASKEVMDDVAATSDFHGRLTEAYYAYAEQCSGYKARYDAAFTAERQPYFG comes from the coding sequence ATGCTCAAGAGAAGACAGATCCTGAAAGGCGCCGCCATTTCGTCCTTGGCGATTGGCACCCCGATGATTGCCCGCGCGCAGGCACAACACGACTGGAAGCTGGTCACATCCGTGCCCAAGGGCCTGCCCGGCCCCGGTGTCTCGGCGCAACGCTGGGCGGATCGCATCACGCAGATGACCGACGGCGAGATCAAGGTCACCCTCTACGGTGTTGGTGAACTGGTGCCGCCGTTCGGCACGCAGGAAGCCGTCGAGAGCGGGACCGCACAGGCCTATCACGGTTCCGGTTCTTGGTTCTCGGGGCGCGACATCGCGCATGCGTTCTTTACCGGCGTGCCCTTCGGCCTCACCTTCGACGAGATGCACGCGTGGATGTACTACGGCGGCGGTCAGGAGCTGCTCAACGAGTTCACCAACCCGCGCGGGCTCCAGATCTTTATCGGCGGCGGCTCGGGGATGCAGACCTTCGGCTGGTTCAAGAACGAGATCAAAGGCCTCAGCGACCTTCAGGGGCTGAACTTCCGCGCCGCCGGCCTTGGCGGGCAGGTACTGTCGAAGCTGGGCATGAACGCCGTGTCGATCCCGCCCTCGGACATCTTCTCGGCGTTGCAGTCGGGTACGCTTGACGGTGCCGAGTGGGTCGGCCCCGCGAACGACCTTGCCTTCGGGTTCCAGAACGTGGCGAAATACATGTACACGCCTACCTTTGTCGACGTCTACGGCGGCATCGAATTCGGCGTGAACCTGGCCGCGTGGGAAGCCCTGTCGGACGCACAGCGCACGATTGTCGAGGCCGCCTCCGAAGCCGAGGCGAACCGCTCCTCCGCCGACACGCTGCACGCCAACCTGCAGGCGTTCGAACGCTTCAAGGCGGACGACAGCCTGACCATCGCTGAACTGCCGGCCGACATCTGGGACGCCCTGCGCGCGGCCTCGAAAGAGGTGATGGACGATGTCGCCGCGACCAGCGACTTCCACGGGCGCCTGACCGAGGCCTATTACGCCTACGCCGAGCAATGCTCGGGCTACAAGGCGCGCTACGACGCTGCCTTCACGGCGGAACGCCAGCCCTATTTCGGCTGA
- the maiA gene encoding maleylacetoacetate isomerase, producing the protein MTEVVLYDYWRSTASYRVRIALELARIECKTVSIDLLAGAQRDAAHLARNPQGYVPVLEIDGLRLTQSLAIIEYLDETQGLLLLPDDPAARARVRALSQVIAADTHPICNPAVVGHVLTQFQPEDAEAARIDWMRHFIRRGLVAFEALLDDPATGTFCHGETPSLADLCLVPQIYNARRWGPKFDDLARVTRISAAAEALPAFQRAAPEAVRPAD; encoded by the coding sequence GTGACCGAGGTGGTGCTCTATGACTACTGGCGCTCGACGGCGAGCTACAGGGTCCGGATCGCGCTGGAGCTTGCACGGATCGAGTGCAAGACCGTTTCAATCGACTTGCTGGCCGGGGCGCAGCGCGATGCGGCGCATCTGGCACGCAACCCCCAAGGCTATGTGCCGGTGCTGGAGATCGACGGGCTGCGGCTGACGCAGTCCCTTGCGATCATCGAATATCTGGACGAGACGCAAGGGCTCTTGCTTCTGCCCGATGATCCCGCCGCGCGGGCGCGGGTGCGGGCACTGTCGCAGGTGATTGCCGCCGATACGCACCCGATCTGCAATCCGGCGGTCGTGGGGCACGTGCTGACGCAGTTCCAGCCAGAAGATGCTGAGGCGGCGCGCATCGACTGGATGCGCCATTTCATCCGGCGCGGTCTTGTGGCGTTCGAGGCGTTGCTGGATGATCCGGCGACCGGCACGTTCTGCCACGGCGAAACACCGTCGCTGGCGGATCTTTGTCTGGTGCCGCAAATCTATAACGCGCGGCGCTGGGGCCCCAAGTTCGACGATCTGGCCCGCGTCACACGGATTTCCGCAGCGGCCGAAGCGCTGCCGGCGTTTCAGCGGGCCGCCCCCGAGGCGGTGAGGCCCGCTGACTGA
- a CDS encoding FAD-dependent oxidoreductase: MLDDRYSLAHKLYPYERNADQDGSVEAHHPVVIIGGGPVGMAAALDLGLQGIATLVLDDHEGVGEGSRAICFAKRTLEICDRLGCGDPMVDRGVVWNLGKVFHGDDKVFDFNLLAEGGHRRPAFINLQQPYFEKDLVERIRAAQADGAPIEIRGKNRVDRLDASDEGARLEVTTPDGAYAITADWVLACDGAGSPTRKAMGIDFEGKVFKDSFLIADVRMTADFPTERWFWFDPPFRDAGDSALLHKQPDDVWRIDFQIGWDVDREAELKEDRIRARIDAMLGEGVEYELVWTSIYTFQCRRMASFRHGRILFVGDSAHQVSPFGARGCNGGVQDSDNLAWKLAAVMKGEAPETLIDSYDVERGAAADENIRNSTRSTDFITPKSDQSRLFRDAVLQLARNHDFARPFVNSGRLSHPCIYDGSALNSSDALPGGPAGARPGAPAPDAPLGKAFLLDQLGNDFAVLAIGCDAPAVEGLRTVEVANPDPDLAARYLGDADAALYLIRPDQHVAARWADATADQIVAARDRALGKDVA; this comes from the coding sequence ATGTTGGATGACCGCTATTCCCTGGCGCACAAACTCTATCCTTACGAACGCAACGCCGATCAGGACGGCAGTGTCGAGGCGCACCACCCCGTCGTGATCATTGGCGGGGGGCCTGTCGGCATGGCCGCCGCACTGGACCTCGGGCTTCAGGGCATCGCGACGCTGGTGCTGGACGACCACGAAGGCGTGGGCGAAGGCAGCCGTGCGATCTGTTTCGCCAAGCGCACGCTCGAGATCTGCGACCGTCTGGGCTGTGGTGATCCGATGGTCGACAGGGGCGTGGTCTGGAACCTTGGCAAGGTGTTTCACGGCGACGACAAGGTTTTCGATTTCAACCTGCTGGCCGAAGGGGGCCACCGTCGCCCGGCCTTCATCAACCTCCAACAGCCCTATTTCGAGAAAGACCTCGTCGAGCGTATCCGCGCCGCCCAGGCCGACGGTGCCCCGATCGAGATCCGCGGCAAGAACCGGGTCGACCGGCTGGATGCAAGCGACGAAGGCGCACGGCTGGAAGTAACGACCCCCGACGGCGCCTATGCCATCACCGCCGATTGGGTGCTGGCCTGCGACGGCGCCGGATCGCCCACGCGCAAGGCGATGGGCATCGATTTCGAGGGCAAGGTCTTCAAGGACAGCTTCCTCATCGCCGACGTGCGCATGACCGCCGATTTCCCGACCGAACGCTGGTTCTGGTTCGACCCGCCCTTCCGCGACGCCGGTGACAGCGCGCTGTTGCACAAGCAGCCAGATGACGTCTGGCGCATCGATTTCCAGATCGGCTGGGACGTCGACCGCGAGGCCGAGTTGAAAGAGGACCGCATCCGCGCCCGCATCGACGCGATGCTCGGCGAAGGGGTCGAATACGAACTGGTCTGGACCTCGATCTATACCTTCCAGTGCCGCCGGATGGCCTCGTTCCGCCACGGCCGCATCCTCTTTGTGGGCGACAGCGCACATCAGGTGTCGCCCTTCGGCGCACGCGGCTGCAACGGCGGCGTGCAGGACAGCGATAACCTTGCGTGGAAACTGGCGGCGGTGATGAAGGGCGAGGCGCCCGAGACGCTGATCGACAGCTACGACGTCGAACGCGGCGCGGCGGCGGACGAGAACATCCGCAACTCGACCCGCTCCACCGATTTCATCACGCCGAAGTCCGACCAGAGCCGCCTGTTCCGCGATGCGGTTCTGCAACTGGCGCGAAACCACGATTTCGCCCGCCCCTTCGTCAATTCCGGGCGTCTGTCGCACCCCTGCATCTATGACGGATCGGCGCTGAATTCGTCCGACGCGCTGCCCGGCGGACCGGCTGGCGCAAGGCCGGGTGCGCCCGCACCGGATGCACCACTGGGCAAAGCCTTCTTGCTGGACCAGCTGGGCAATGATTTCGCGGTTTTGGCCATTGGCTGCGACGCCCCTGCGGTCGAAGGCCTTCGCACTGTCGAGGTGGCCAACCCCGATCCCGATCTTGCGGCCCGCTACCTTGGCGATGCGGACGCCGCCCTCTACCTGATCCGCCCCGATCAACATGTCGCCGCCCGCTGGGCCGATGCCACGGCTGACCAGATCGTTGCCGCCCGCGACCGCGCGCTTGGAAAGGATGTCGCATGA
- a CDS encoding aspartate aminotransferase family protein, producing the protein MKDSNFLKENNGKHFWQPMTHPADSMANPPAMITEAHGVRIRDVNGYETVDAVGGLWNVNLGFSCQPVKDAITAQLDRLPFYSTFRGTTNDAAVELSWMLREFFEPDGMSRCFYTSGGSDSVEVALRLARQYHKLRGEAGRTKFLSLKKGYHGTHTLGASVNGNPNFRTQYEPLMPGCFHIPAPYTYRNPFNESDPEKLAQLCLAALEDEIKFQGAETIAAFIMEPILGAGGVIPPHKSFMPGVRALCDKYGLLLIADEVVCAFGRTGSWSGSRHWGVQPDMMCLAKAITNGYFPFGAVMIGDRLVEVFEGDKTGQGSIASGYTYSGHPVGASAAIACLKETQRLSVKDNAAARGKQMHEGLLALKDRHEVIGDVRGGEGLMCAVELVSDREKKTPLDKKTTATMSQATYEDGVMIRVSGNNIILSPSLIIEEQDIAKILSALDTGFAAIG; encoded by the coding sequence ATGAAAGACAGCAACTTCCTCAAGGAAAACAACGGTAAGCATTTCTGGCAGCCGATGACGCATCCGGCCGACAGCATGGCCAACCCGCCCGCGATGATTACCGAGGCGCATGGCGTGCGGATCCGCGACGTGAACGGCTACGAGACGGTGGATGCCGTGGGCGGGCTCTGGAACGTCAACCTCGGTTTCTCTTGCCAGCCGGTGAAAGACGCGATCACCGCGCAGCTGGACCGGCTGCCGTTCTATTCGACCTTTCGGGGCACCACCAACGACGCCGCGGTCGAACTGTCGTGGATGCTGCGCGAATTCTTCGAGCCCGATGGCATGTCGCGCTGTTTCTACACCTCCGGCGGGTCGGATTCCGTCGAGGTCGCGCTGCGACTGGCGCGCCAGTACCACAAGCTGCGCGGCGAGGCGGGGCGCACCAAGTTCCTGAGCCTCAAGAAGGGCTACCACGGCACCCACACGCTGGGCGCGTCGGTCAACGGCAATCCGAACTTCCGCACCCAGTACGAGCCGCTGATGCCGGGCTGCTTCCACATTCCGGCCCCCTATACCTACCGCAACCCCTTCAACGAATCCGACCCCGAGAAGCTGGCGCAGCTTTGCCTCGCCGCGCTGGAGGACGAGATCAAGTTCCAGGGTGCCGAAACCATCGCCGCTTTCATCATGGAGCCGATCCTCGGCGCCGGTGGTGTGATCCCGCCGCACAAGTCGTTCATGCCCGGCGTGCGCGCGCTGTGCGACAAATACGGCCTGTTGCTGATCGCCGACGAGGTCGTCTGCGCCTTCGGTCGTACCGGCAGCTGGTCCGGCTCGCGCCATTGGGGCGTCCAGCCCGACATGATGTGCCTCGCCAAGGCGATCACCAACGGCTATTTCCCCTTCGGCGCGGTCATGATCGGCGATCGGTTGGTCGAGGTGTTCGAGGGCGACAAGACGGGGCAGGGCTCCATCGCGTCAGGCTATACCTATTCGGGTCACCCTGTCGGTGCCTCCGCAGCGATTGCCTGTCTGAAAGAAACCCAGCGCCTGTCGGTCAAGGACAACGCCGCCGCCCGCGGCAAGCAGATGCACGAGGGTCTGCTGGCGCTGAAAGACCGCCACGAGGTCATCGGTGACGTGCGCGGTGGCGAGGGGCTGATGTGCGCGGTCGAACTTGTCTCTGACCGCGAAAAGAAAACGCCGCTCGACAAGAAGACCACGGCGACGATGTCGCAGGCGACCTACGAGGATGGGGTGATGATCCGTGTCTCCGGCAACAACATCATCCTGTCGCCGTCACTGATCATCGAAGAGCAGGACATCGCCAAGATCCTGTCCGCGCTCGACACTGGCTTCGCGGCCATCGGCTGA
- a CDS encoding aldehyde dehydrogenase family protein, whose product MFDQSQIDTLRDAPVPPGRLLIDGAWREARDGATIDRLTPIDGSVLTTLADADAADVEDAVAAARAAFADRRWAGQAPAARKKVLLRWAELIEANALELAVLGVRDNGTEIAMAAKAEVGSAANTIRWYAEAIDKIYGEIAPTDDGALGLIHREPVGVIGAIVPWNFPLMIGTWKLAPALAAGNSVVLKPAETASLSLLRICELALEAGLPAGVLNVVTGRGAVSGQALSMSMDVDALVFTGSGATGRRLLEASPKSNLKRVYLELGGKSPNIVFDDVGDIAEAAKVSAAGIFRNSGQVCVAGSRLLVQRGVADEFVAALSEAAAKMRVGDPLDLTTQAGAINSQAQLDQVLGFVDDAVDQGARVALGGQRILEETGGYYMAPTVVTDVAPDHRLFRDEVFGPVLAVTTFEDEAEAIHLANATDYGLAAGVWTSNLGRAHRMIRAVQAGVVHVNTYGGPDITVPLGGVKQSGNGHDKSLHAFDKYVDLKTAWIKL is encoded by the coding sequence ATGTTTGACCAATCCCAGATAGACACATTGCGTGATGCGCCCGTACCGCCGGGCCGCCTGCTGATCGACGGCGCTTGGCGCGAGGCGCGGGATGGCGCAACGATCGACAGGCTGACCCCCATCGATGGCAGCGTTCTGACCACCCTCGCCGATGCCGACGCCGCCGATGTGGAAGATGCCGTGGCCGCCGCGCGCGCGGCCTTCGCCGACCGCCGCTGGGCCGGACAGGCACCCGCCGCGCGCAAGAAGGTCCTGCTTCGCTGGGCCGAACTGATCGAAGCCAATGCGCTGGAACTGGCCGTGCTGGGGGTGCGTGACAACGGCACCGAAATCGCGATGGCCGCCAAGGCCGAGGTCGGATCGGCGGCGAACACGATCCGCTGGTACGCCGAGGCCATCGACAAGATCTACGGTGAAATCGCCCCAACGGATGACGGCGCGCTTGGCCTGATCCACCGCGAACCGGTGGGGGTGATCGGCGCCATCGTGCCGTGGAACTTCCCGCTGATGATCGGCACGTGGAAGCTGGCCCCGGCCCTTGCCGCGGGCAATTCGGTGGTGCTGAAACCTGCCGAAACGGCCTCCCTGTCGCTGCTGCGGATCTGCGAACTCGCGCTTGAGGCCGGTCTGCCTGCGGGCGTGCTCAACGTCGTGACCGGGCGCGGTGCCGTCAGCGGCCAAGCGCTGTCGATGTCGATGGATGTCGATGCGCTGGTCTTTACCGGGTCGGGCGCAACGGGCCGGCGGCTGCTGGAGGCGTCGCCGAAATCCAACCTCAAACGGGTCTACCTCGAACTCGGCGGCAAGTCGCCGAACATCGTCTTTGACGACGTCGGTGATATCGCCGAGGCCGCGAAGGTTTCGGCCGCGGGCATCTTCCGCAACTCAGGACAGGTCTGCGTCGCGGGATCGCGCCTGCTGGTGCAACGCGGCGTGGCGGACGAATTTGTCGCCGCGCTGTCGGAGGCTGCGGCGAAGATGCGCGTGGGCGATCCGCTCGACCTGACCACACAGGCCGGGGCGATCAATTCGCAGGCGCAGCTCGATCAGGTTCTGGGGTTTGTCGATGACGCGGTGGACCAGGGCGCGCGCGTGGCGCTCGGCGGGCAACGCATTCTAGAAGAGACCGGCGGCTATTACATGGCCCCCACGGTTGTCACCGATGTCGCGCCGGACCACCGCCTGTTCCGCGACGAGGTCTTTGGCCCCGTCCTCGCCGTCACCACCTTCGAGGACGAGGCCGAGGCGATCCACCTTGCCAATGCGACCGACTACGGGCTGGCTGCAGGTGTCTGGACTAGCAATCTGGGCCGCGCCCACCGGATGATCCGCGCGGTGCAGGCCGGTGTCGTCCACGTCAACACCTACGGCGGCCCTGACATCACCGTGCCGCTGGGCGGCGTCAAACAGTCGGGCAACGGCCACGACAAATCCCTGCACGCCTTCGACAAATACGTCGACCTCAAGACCGCCTGGATCAAACTCTAA
- a CDS encoding IclR family transcriptional regulator, with amino-acid sequence MGTTAKALGLLDQFSIERPEIGLSDFHRIVGRDKATVHRYLTELEQVGFVEQNPVTRAYRLGPAVLRLATIRETCFPLQSAVAPVIQAAAGELGELIHFSLLQHDNLAPIAHSDPLRHGTAVVFDPGAVLPLHGTASGIAMLAFGPDDLWQAVEQGPLEDFTGQTPTDRDTLHGLADTARDKGFALANRTFDPDVVSVAMPVFGANGSASGAVAVALPAGRLSDDLLDRAVATLRRIAPVLSQSLGGRMPAGMGVQDA; translated from the coding sequence GTGGGAACAACTGCAAAAGCACTCGGACTGTTGGATCAGTTCTCGATCGAGCGCCCGGAGATCGGGCTGAGCGATTTCCACCGCATCGTCGGTCGCGACAAGGCGACTGTGCACCGCTACCTGACGGAGCTGGAGCAGGTCGGTTTCGTAGAGCAGAACCCGGTGACACGCGCCTACCGCCTCGGACCGGCGGTGCTGCGCCTCGCCACGATCCGCGAGACCTGCTTTCCGCTGCAAAGCGCCGTCGCACCCGTGATTCAAGCTGCGGCAGGGGAGCTGGGCGAGTTGATCCATTTCTCCCTGCTTCAGCACGACAACCTTGCGCCGATTGCCCATTCCGACCCGCTGCGCCACGGCACGGCGGTTGTCTTTGATCCCGGTGCAGTGCTGCCGTTGCACGGCACCGCCTCGGGCATCGCCATGCTGGCCTTCGGCCCCGACGATCTGTGGCAGGCGGTGGAGCAGGGGCCGCTGGAGGATTTCACCGGGCAGACGCCAACCGACCGCGACACGTTGCACGGGCTGGCGGACACCGCGCGCGACAAGGGCTTTGCCCTTGCCAATCGCACCTTCGACCCCGATGTCGTCTCTGTCGCGATGCCGGTCTTCGGCGCCAACGGCTCGGCCAGCGGCGCCGTCGCGGTGGCGCTGCCGGCAGGTCGGCTCAGCGATGATCTGCTGGACCGCGCGGTGGCGACGCTGCGCCGGATCGCGCCCGTGCTCAGCCAGTCGCTGGGCGGGCGCATGCCTGCCGGAATGGGGGTGCAGGATGCCTGA